DNA from Salmo salar chromosome ssa24, Ssal_v3.1, whole genome shotgun sequence:
GATATCCACGAGTTACCCGACTCTGGGAAAATAGTAGACAAAGGATTTTATTGCCAAAATCCCTTTAATCATTGTTGGCGACAATTACTTTCCAGTGTGGTGAGTAATGGTGTTGCACAGTTCATTTTCTCACAGTTTGTAACAACCAAGAGTGAGAATTATGGCGCTTTCAAgataactgggaactcggggtGGGGGGGActaggtcaaatcatgatgttagtgatcttcaggtcagaaagtcagagctctagaaagatgcttgTGTTGGACGACCATTCAAATAGATTTCTGTCGTAGCTCgtttgattttttttttgccCGAGTTCCAAGTCGCCTTAAACACATTGAAGTCAGATTTCTGAGTTCCAAGGTGTTTTGAACGCGGTATTAAGCAGTCAGTGGGATAAGTGGCTCCTGTTACAGCAGTGGAGGGCTTTCAAAAATAAAAGTCCCTCCAATCTTATGACTCATCTGGTAAAATAGTCACTGGCGCCAACGTCCGTGCTAAATACACACAAAAAGACCACTTGGAAACAAATCTAGTTGGCACGAAAGAGAAATTCATGTAGTCTCAAACATGCATTCTCCTCATTTTCTGCTTACTGAAAATTATTTTAACAACTCCCATAAAACTCATGACTCCATGAAGAGCAACACTTTCTGTTAAAATGCAGACTACGGAATAGCACCAAACATTTGCTGCAGCATGACATCACAGTTTGCACTACAAACTCACAGACAAAAACATTTGAGGACAAACATATATATTTGAGTGAACTTTATTTACAAAGACAATTAGGGATTCCCATTCTTCGAAACAAAGAGTTCTGCTGGATAAAGATGTTCGGGTGCAGACCTGTAAAACACAGATTGATAAGGCTTACAGAATTCTGATGACAGAAATCTAATTTCTGAGTAAGCACCTGGGgtatattcattccgccgattctgttgcaaaacgtttcttaaacagaagggTGAGGGGCCTACCTGAAATTGTCAGTTTGGTTCTTAAACGGTAAATGTTtttgtaatgaatacaccccagagaTAAATGTCAGTGACAATTGGGATTCAGGCCAACTTCCACCAGATATGTATCAGGGGGAGTAATAAACTGTCACATTACTATGCTTATGTGCCAGCTTATCTTAAAAAGCATAATTtggtatttttgtaatttagcagacattgGTCCTGTAAGTTGTTCAGGATAAGTTAGGGTTcagtgacttgctcaagggcAAATCGAGAGAGATATGTCACCTAGTCTGCACAGGAATTCAAACAaatgacctttcagttactggcccaacgctcttaaacactaggctacctgcagaaGTGAAATATAAACTTGCATGATATTTGAAACTGTTTCCCCACAGACACTGGGGTAATTTACTTTAGGTCTGCCTTAGAACAACAATAACTATTGTGATAGATGTCACTGTTCCAATAGGGATGCAAGTAAATGTCAAACAGTGCTGACATTCAGATTAAAAATAGATCATCAGCGGCAATTACCTTGGAGGTTACGTGGTATTCATTGTCACTTCACTTCTTCAGGAGTTGGTGTCTGACGACGACGAAGGGGAAGGCGAAGCCACTGCCGAAGAACACCACCATCATGCCCAACAGACGCCACTTATTCTGCACTGAGAATGGCAGGTTCTGTTTAACACAAACAAAAAGTGTGTTGAGAGATGAGGACTTAATGAGTTTATCGCAGTTAAATGTGACTGAATACATGGACATGGTTACGTCCAAGTTGGACTGCAAACAGCTTGAGGGCAGTCTGTGTCAACCAATACAACTGTGGAAAACTCGATGCAAGACTGAAAGTAGCTGGCTAACTGCAGAAATAACATTTCTGTTACATGGTCTGCTCAACGTATAATGtagcaaactagctagctagccctggTAATCATGTTTGGAAGCTGGCCCTGTCAAGGTTTTACACTATATAGCAAGCTAAGTCAAATATCTAGCGTTAGGCTGTCTAATCACTCAACACTGACAAATTCTGAAAATCCATAGTTAGCTAACTATCTACTTAATAAATGATAACTTGCCCAACAACTGCAAGTGTCAATTCCATATGGCTCACAAGTTAGTTAACTGACTGATAAAATAACCAGCAAGTGAATTAGCTAGCTAGAAGGACAAATATGCATGTCAAAGGACAACCCACCAAAAAAAGGCTTCAGAAAAGG
Protein-coding regions in this window:
- the LOC106585766 gene encoding cytochrome c oxidase subunit 7C, mitochondrial is translated as MLGQAVRRFTTSAVRSSHYSEGPGQNLPFSVQNKWRLLGMMVVFFGSGFAFPFVVVRHQLLKK